GGGCAGCGGTTCGGCGAAATGGAGGTCTGGGCGCTGGAGGCCTATGGAGCGGCCAACGTCCTCCAGGAGCTTCTGACCGTGAAGTCCGACGACGTGGACGGACGCACCAAGATCTACGAGTCGATGGTGCGCGGGGAGAACATCCTGGAGCCCGGCACCCCGGTCTCGTTCGAGGTGCTCTGCAACGAGATCAAGGGGCTGGGGCTGAGCCTGAAGCTCGAGAAACAGAAGGAAATGTGAGATCGGACGGCGGGGGCGCCGCCCCGGCGGGCGGGCCCCGATTCGAACCTTCGAGGGACTTTCGATGGAATTGATGTACGACCGCATCAACGAGTACAGCGCGGTGACCATCAAGCTCGCCTCGCCGGAAGAGATCCGCAGCTGGTCTTACGGTGAGGTCAAGAAGCCCGAGACCATCAACTACCGGACCTATCGGCCGGAGAAGGACGGCCTGTTCTGCGAGCGCATTTTCGGTCCCGAGAAGGACTGGGAATGCTTCTGCGGAAAGTACAAGGGGATCAAGTACAAGGGCATCGTCTGCGACCGCTGCGGGGTGGAGATCACGCAGGCGCGCGTGCGCCGGAAGCGGATGGGCCACATCAACCTGGCCGCTCCCTGCGCGCACATCTGGTTCTTCAAGACCATCCCCTCCCGCATCGGGAGCCTGCTGGCGATGAAGACCAGCCAGCTGGAGCGCGTCATCTACTACCAGGACTACATCGTCACCGAGGTCCGGTCCAAGCGCTGCCCCCTCAAGGAGAAACAGCTTCTCACCGAGGAGCAGTATCGCGAGGCCCGCGAGCGCTACCGGGAGGATTTCGAGGCGGACATGGGCGCCGCCGCGGTCCGCACCCTTCTCCAGAAGGTGGACCTCAAGGCGCTGTCGGAGAGCCTTCGGGCCGAGCTCGGCAAGACGGCCTCCGCGCAGAAGATCAAGGATATCGTCAAGCGGCTCAAGACCGTCGAGATGCTCATCGAGAGCGGGAACAAGCCCGAGTGGATGATCATGACGGTCATCCCGGTCATCCCTCCCGATCTGCGGCCGCTGGTGCTTCTGGACAGCGGGAACTTCGCGACCAGCGACCTGAACGACCTTTACCGGCGGCTCATCAACCGGAACAACCGCCTCAAGAAGCTTCTGGAGCTCAACGCGCCCGAGGTCATCATCCGCAACGAGAAGCGCATGCTCCAGCAGTCGCTGGACGCCCTCTTCGACAACACGCGGTGCCGCCGGCCCGTCCTGGGGTCCAACAACCGGCCCCTCAAGTCCCTGTCCGACATCATCAAGGGCAAGCAGGGGCGCTTCCGGGAGAACCTCCTCGGCAAGCGCGTGGATTATTCGGCCCGCTCGGTGATCGTCGTGGGCCCGGAGCTCAAGCTGCACCAGTGCGGCCTGCCCAAGAAGATCGCCCTGGAGCTTTATCAGCCGTTCATCATCCGGCGGCTCAAGGAGCTGGGGAAGGCCGACACGATCAAGAGCGCCAAGAAGATGCTGGAGCGGCGCGACGAGAGCGTGTGGGACATCCTGGAGGAGGTCATCAAAGATCATCCGGTTCTGCTCAACCGCGCGCCGACGCTGCACCGCATGGGCATCCAGGCCTTCCAGCCCGTGCTCGTCGAGGGCAACGCCATCGAGCTGCATCCCCTCGTCTGCACCGGATTCAACGCGGACTTCGACGGCGACCAGATGGCGGTGCACCTGCCCCTCTCGTACGAGGCGCAGATCGAGGCGCACACGCTCATGATGTCCACCCAGAACGTGTTCTCGCCGGCCCACGGCAACCCCGTGATTTCGCCGACGCAGGACATGGTCCTGGGGATCTACTACCTCACCCTGGCGCGACAGGATCTTCCGGGGGGCGGCAAGGTCTACGCCTCCCCCCATGAGGCCATCCTGGCCTACGACATGGGGAAGACGCACATTCATGCGGTCGTTCAGGTGCGCTACCCGGGCACCAAGATCTTCCTTCAGTCGAAGAACTCCCAGGAGCAGCTCACGAACGCCCGCGTCAAGACGACCGTCGGCCGTCTCCTTTTCAACGAGATCCTGCCGCCGGAGATGCCCTTCTTCAACTACGAGCTCGACAAGAAGGGGATCCAGGACGTCATCAACCGCTGCCACCGGCTCTGCGGCAAGGAGGCGACGCTCCGGCTCCTGGACGCGCTCAAGGAGCTGGGCTTCAAGTACGCGACCCGCGCCGGGATCTCCTTCTCCAAGGACGACATGACGATCCCGCCGGACAAGGAGAAGATCATCCGCGAAACCCAGGAGCGGGTGGACCGCATCGAGCGCAACTACCAGCGCGGGGCGCTCACCCCCGGCGAGAGGTACAACCAGATCATCGACGAGTGGACCCATTGCCGCGAGCGCGTCACCGAGGCCATGATGGCCGAGCTGCGCGTGGACCAGCGCGACGGCAAGCCCTTCCTCAACCCCATCCGCCTCATGGTGGACTCGGGCGCCCGCGGCAGCCAGGATCAGGTGCGGCAGCTCGCCGGCATGCGCGGCCTCATGGCCAAGCCGTCCGGCAAGATCATCGAGACGCCGATCCTGTCGAACTTCCGCGAGGGCCTCACGGTCCTCGAGTACTTCTCCTCCACCCACGGCGCCCGCAAGGGCCTGGCCGACACGGCCCTCAAGACCGCCGACGCGGGCTATCTCACCCGGAAGCTCGTGGACGTGGCCCAGAGCGTCGTCGTGACGACGGAAGACTGCGGGACGCTCAACGGCATCACCAAGGGCGTCATCTACAAGGGCGAGAAGGTCGAGGTCTCCCTGGCCCAGTCGATCTACGGGCGCATCGCCCGGGACACGATCACCGATATCGTCACCGACGAGATCCTGGTCCGCGAGAACGACATCATCACCGAAGAGGTCGCCCGGAAGATCGAGAACATCGGCTTCACGAAGATCCGCGTGCGGTCTCCGCTGACCTGCGAGGCGTCCAACGGCATCTGCGCCCGCTGCTACGGGATGGACCTTTCCCTCGGGACCCTGGTTGAGGAGGGTACGGCCGTCGGCATCATCGCGGCCCAGTCCATCGGCGAGCCGGGCACGCAGCTGACGATGCGGACGTTCCACATCGGCGGCGTCGCGGTCAAGACGGCCGAGGAGTCCAAGATCTTCTCCAAGAGCAAGGGCGTCGTGAAGCTCGTCAACGTCAAGGTCGTGCCCACGCGGGACGAGCAGCTCATCGTCGTCAACCGGAACGGCGAGCTGGTCCTTGTCGACGAGAAGGACCGCGAGATCGAGAAGTACATCCTGCCCTCGGGTTCCTACCTGCGGGTCCGCGAGGGGGCCAAGGTCAAGCCGCGGGAGCTCCTGGCCCAGTGGGACCCGCACAACGTGCCCATCATCGCGGGAAAGGACGGCGTCGTCCGCTACGAGGACATCAAGAAGGGCGAGACGATGCAGGAGGAGCGCGACCCGCGCTCGGGCGTGCTCCGGCGCGTCATCATGGAACACAAGGGCGAGCTGCACCCGCAGCTCGTCATCTCGGACGAGAAGGGCGTGGTGCTCGAGGTGCACCCGCTGCCGGAAAAGGCCCACATCGAGGTGGAGGAGGGCCAGAAGGTCAAGGCGGGCGTGATTCTCGCCAAGAACCCCCGCGAGATCGGCGGCACCCAGGACATCACGGGCGGCCTGCCGCGGGTGACGGAGCTCTTCGAGGCCCGCAAGCCCAAGGAGCCCGCCGTGATCGCCGAGATCGACGGGATCGTCGAGCTCGGGGAGAAGAAACGCGGCCGCCGCACGATCCTCGTGAAGAACGAGGAGACGGGGATCGAGAAGCCCCACGTGGTGCCGCTCGGACGCCACATCCGCGTCCACACGGGCGACCGGGTGCGCGCGGGCGACCCCCTCATCGAAGGGCCGCTCGTCCCGCACGACATCCTGCGCATCCGCGGGGAAGAGGAAGCCCAGCAGTACATCCTCCGCGAGGTGCAGTCCGTCTATCGGGCCCAGAACGTCACGATCAACGACAAGCATGTGGAGCTGATCATCGCGCAGATGATGCGCAAGGTCCGCATCCAGAATCCGGGCGACACGCCGTTCCTTCCCAACGCGGTCGTGGACAAGTTCCGCGTGCGGGACGAGAACAACAAGGCGCGGAAGGCGGGCAAGAAGCCGGCCACGTTCAAGCCCCTGCTCCTCGGCGTCACCAAGGCCGCCATCCAGTCGGAGAGCTTCATCGCGGCCGCCTCCTTCCAGGAGACGACCAAGGTCCTCACGGACGCGGCCCTGGCCGGACGGCGCGACGAACTGGTGGGGCTCAAGGAGAACGTCATCGTCGGCCACATGGTCCCGGCCGGCACCGGTTTCAAGAAATACCTCAACATGAAGCTCCACCGCGAGGAGCCCCAGGTGGAACCGCCCGCGCAGGAGGAACTGGTGCCGGCGTAGAGGGCCGGTTGACTTCAAGGAAAGGATCCCTATAATAGGCGGGCCTATGCCGA
The Planctomycetota bacterium DNA segment above includes these coding regions:
- the rpoC gene encoding DNA-directed RNA polymerase subunit beta' codes for the protein MELMYDRINEYSAVTIKLASPEEIRSWSYGEVKKPETINYRTYRPEKDGLFCERIFGPEKDWECFCGKYKGIKYKGIVCDRCGVEITQARVRRKRMGHINLAAPCAHIWFFKTIPSRIGSLLAMKTSQLERVIYYQDYIVTEVRSKRCPLKEKQLLTEEQYREARERYREDFEADMGAAAVRTLLQKVDLKALSESLRAELGKTASAQKIKDIVKRLKTVEMLIESGNKPEWMIMTVIPVIPPDLRPLVLLDSGNFATSDLNDLYRRLINRNNRLKKLLELNAPEVIIRNEKRMLQQSLDALFDNTRCRRPVLGSNNRPLKSLSDIIKGKQGRFRENLLGKRVDYSARSVIVVGPELKLHQCGLPKKIALELYQPFIIRRLKELGKADTIKSAKKMLERRDESVWDILEEVIKDHPVLLNRAPTLHRMGIQAFQPVLVEGNAIELHPLVCTGFNADFDGDQMAVHLPLSYEAQIEAHTLMMSTQNVFSPAHGNPVISPTQDMVLGIYYLTLARQDLPGGGKVYASPHEAILAYDMGKTHIHAVVQVRYPGTKIFLQSKNSQEQLTNARVKTTVGRLLFNEILPPEMPFFNYELDKKGIQDVINRCHRLCGKEATLRLLDALKELGFKYATRAGISFSKDDMTIPPDKEKIIRETQERVDRIERNYQRGALTPGERYNQIIDEWTHCRERVTEAMMAELRVDQRDGKPFLNPIRLMVDSGARGSQDQVRQLAGMRGLMAKPSGKIIETPILSNFREGLTVLEYFSSTHGARKGLADTALKTADAGYLTRKLVDVAQSVVVTTEDCGTLNGITKGVIYKGEKVEVSLAQSIYGRIARDTITDIVTDEILVRENDIITEEVARKIENIGFTKIRVRSPLTCEASNGICARCYGMDLSLGTLVEEGTAVGIIAAQSIGEPGTQLTMRTFHIGGVAVKTAEESKIFSKSKGVVKLVNVKVVPTRDEQLIVVNRNGELVLVDEKDREIEKYILPSGSYLRVREGAKVKPRELLAQWDPHNVPIIAGKDGVVRYEDIKKGETMQEERDPRSGVLRRVIMEHKGELHPQLVISDEKGVVLEVHPLPEKAHIEVEEGQKVKAGVILAKNPREIGGTQDITGGLPRVTELFEARKPKEPAVIAEIDGIVELGEKKRGRRTILVKNEETGIEKPHVVPLGRHIRVHTGDRVRAGDPLIEGPLVPHDILRIRGEEEAQQYILREVQSVYRAQNVTINDKHVELIIAQMMRKVRIQNPGDTPFLPNAVVDKFRVRDENNKARKAGKKPATFKPLLLGVTKAAIQSESFIAAASFQETTKVLTDAALAGRRDELVGLKENVIVGHMVPAGTGFKKYLNMKLHREEPQVEPPAQEELVPA